In Pseudofrankia saprophytica, one genomic interval encodes:
- a CDS encoding septum formation family protein — MPAAGAGGPAGWRTPPAPPGRPPRRWSDRKVGAVVFFAVVGLFLAAAGVTAVAVHAAGDDGEPVAAAPSGPPLTPASPTFSDLPTAVGLAFQRGHCYYWPGPDDVPCTTPHHFESTSDTPVRLSRIDYPDGAAYPSPTEWDTIDGKYCGPQAVEYLGYELDPFGRFRVQSIRPSEDMWNGGRRFLRCGLHTFVPVLERLGVQENEAVTGSAKGADQSWIYPIGTCLTSRPQSLFVADCAGPHEYLTIGNIRLPETAGGGPPSSAELNDMASPPCVFAARVALGQSFQLSPTETIGFQAIRPESWRAGSRLITCVLSYVTASGEPRSETGEQHHPAGGPRGARWPRAAGPAGTVPPRPVLAALLAPESESEQNYRK; from the coding sequence ATGCCCGCGGCGGGCGCGGGCGGCCCCGCGGGCTGGCGTACACCGCCGGCGCCGCCAGGCCGGCCGCCACGCCGCTGGTCCGACCGGAAAGTCGGGGCCGTCGTCTTCTTCGCCGTCGTCGGCCTCTTCCTGGCGGCGGCCGGCGTCACCGCCGTCGCCGTGCACGCGGCCGGGGACGACGGCGAGCCGGTGGCCGCCGCGCCCTCGGGCCCACCGCTGACCCCGGCGTCGCCCACGTTCTCGGACCTGCCGACGGCCGTCGGCCTCGCCTTCCAGCGGGGGCACTGCTACTACTGGCCCGGGCCGGACGATGTGCCATGCACGACGCCCCATCATTTCGAGTCGACCAGCGACACCCCCGTCCGCCTCAGCCGGATCGACTACCCGGATGGGGCCGCCTACCCCTCCCCTACGGAGTGGGACACCATCGATGGCAAATACTGCGGACCGCAGGCCGTGGAATACCTGGGGTACGAGCTCGACCCGTTCGGCCGGTTCCGCGTGCAGTCGATCAGACCGTCCGAGGACATGTGGAACGGCGGGAGACGCTTCCTCCGCTGCGGCCTGCACACCTTCGTGCCCGTCCTCGAGCGCCTGGGGGTCCAGGAGAACGAGGCGGTCACCGGGTCGGCCAAAGGCGCGGACCAGTCCTGGATCTACCCGATAGGGACCTGCCTGACGAGCAGGCCGCAGTCGCTGTTCGTGGCCGACTGCGCCGGGCCGCACGAGTACCTGACGATCGGTAACATCCGGCTGCCGGAGACGGCCGGCGGCGGGCCGCCCAGCAGTGCTGAGTTGAACGACATGGCCAGCCCGCCCTGCGTGTTCGCGGCCCGCGTGGCTCTGGGACAGTCCTTCCAGCTGTCGCCGACGGAGACCATCGGCTTTCAGGCCATCCGCCCGGAGAGCTGGCGCGCCGGCAGCCGGTTGATCACCTGTGTGCTCAGCTACGTCACGGCGTCCGGCGAGCCGCGCTCGGAGACCGGGGAGCAGCATCACCCGGCTGGCGGGCCGCGCGGCGCCCGCTGGCCGCGGGCCGCCGGTCCCGCGGGCACGGTGCCGCCTCGTCCCGTGCTCGCGGCCCTCCTCGCGCCAGAGTCAGAGTCAGAGCAAAATTACCGAAAGTGA